The following proteins are co-located in the Polystyrenella longa genome:
- the polX gene encoding DNA polymerase/3'-5' exonuclease PolX, whose product MRNSEIAAFFNALADLLEIDGANSFRVRAYRNGARTLDSTNADLTRMVEDEDNLTELDGIGKDLAEKIITIIQTGSLPQLLEMQKKIPAGVVEMLRIPGIGPKKVGTFYRDLKIESLEQLKEAAEKGELAKLKGFGKKTEETIIEGIDTLDLTNRRFYLAEAKGYADEIRNDLLKLESVKQAEVAGSCRRRKETVGDLDVLVTASDSAEAMDALAAHALVDKVIARGDTKQRVRLKNGIELDLRVVPEESYGAALVYFTGSKEHNIVLRRRAQERDLKLNEYGLFKEEKLVAGKTEEEVYQKLDLAWVPPELRESRIEFDLAEADKIPELLELEDIKGDLHMHTTASDGKASIAGMAEAAKQQGLKYIAITDHSKRVMMANGLDGKRLLKHWEEIDRVNEETKGIEILKGIECDILEDGTLDLEDEVLKQGDWVIAVLHYGLKQPRAKIMKRLMTAITNPYVHMIGHPTGRLILKRPGADIDMDEFLKACADHGTLLEINAHFSRLDLSEVHAAAAKDLGIPIVINTDAHSPEGYNVRQYGVYQARRAGLTKADVANTRSWAQMKKLMK is encoded by the coding sequence ATGCGTAACTCGGAAATTGCTGCCTTCTTCAACGCCCTCGCCGATCTTCTGGAGATTGATGGCGCCAACTCCTTTCGTGTACGGGCTTATCGCAACGGGGCCCGGACGCTCGACTCCACCAATGCCGACCTGACACGGATGGTCGAAGACGAAGACAACCTGACCGAACTGGATGGCATTGGAAAGGACCTGGCCGAGAAGATCATCACGATTATTCAGACAGGCTCCTTACCTCAACTGTTGGAGATGCAAAAGAAGATTCCCGCCGGGGTTGTGGAGATGCTGCGAATTCCCGGCATTGGTCCGAAAAAAGTCGGTACGTTTTATCGCGACCTGAAAATCGAATCGCTGGAGCAACTGAAAGAAGCAGCAGAAAAAGGAGAGCTGGCGAAGCTTAAAGGGTTCGGCAAGAAGACGGAGGAAACGATCATCGAGGGCATCGATACACTCGACTTGACCAACAGGCGATTTTATCTCGCCGAAGCGAAAGGTTATGCCGACGAAATCCGCAACGATCTGCTGAAACTTGAATCAGTTAAACAGGCGGAAGTCGCAGGAAGTTGTCGACGTCGCAAAGAGACTGTCGGCGACCTGGATGTACTGGTGACCGCGTCGGACTCGGCAGAGGCGATGGATGCCCTGGCCGCACACGCATTGGTCGACAAGGTAATCGCCCGGGGAGATACCAAACAGCGTGTCCGCCTGAAGAACGGCATCGAACTCGACCTGCGAGTCGTCCCCGAAGAATCTTATGGTGCCGCACTCGTTTATTTCACCGGCTCGAAAGAACACAACATCGTCCTGCGCCGTCGGGCTCAAGAACGGGACTTAAAGCTCAACGAATACGGTTTGTTCAAAGAAGAGAAACTAGTCGCAGGTAAAACCGAAGAAGAAGTTTATCAGAAGCTTGACCTTGCCTGGGTTCCGCCGGAGCTACGCGAAAGTCGAATCGAGTTTGATCTCGCGGAAGCAGACAAGATCCCCGAGCTACTCGAACTGGAGGACATCAAAGGGGACCTCCATATGCATACCACCGCTTCAGACGGTAAGGCCTCCATTGCGGGAATGGCCGAAGCCGCGAAGCAGCAGGGCCTGAAATACATTGCCATTACTGACCACAGTAAACGAGTGATGATGGCGAACGGCCTCGATGGCAAGCGATTGTTGAAACATTGGGAAGAGATCGACCGGGTCAATGAAGAAACTAAAGGGATCGAGATCCTCAAGGGAATCGAATGCGACATTCTCGAAGATGGAACACTTGACCTGGAAGATGAAGTCCTGAAACAAGGAGACTGGGTCATCGCCGTTTTGCACTATGGTTTGAAGCAACCTCGCGCAAAGATTATGAAGCGGTTAATGACGGCCATCACGAATCCCTACGTCCATATGATCGGACACCCGACAGGCCGTTTGATTTTAAAACGCCCCGGGGCCGACATCGACATGGACGAATTTCTGAAGGCTTGCGCCGACCATGGAACGCTTCTGGAAATCAACGCTCATTTCAGTCGGCTCGATTTAAGCGAAGTCCATGCTGCAGCAGCGAAAGACTTGGGGATTCCGATCGTGATCAATACCGACGCTCACTCGCCGGAAGGGTACAATGTCCGGCAGTACGGTGTCTATCAAGCTCGCCGGGCCGGTTTAACCAAGGCGGACGTCGCCAATACCCGTAGCTGGGCTCAAATGAAGAAACTGATGAAGTAA
- a CDS encoding glucose 1-dehydrogenase produces MRLQDKVALITGASSGIGREACLLFAQEGAKIVGVDMNVAGGEETVAMVKEAGGEAIFVKADVSSAADSENMVKQAEETFGKLNVMFNNAGIMDGRDGNSQDTEEDVWDLTMNVNLKGVFLGCKFGIPALQRAGGGSIINTGSFVALMGAATPQVAYTASKGGVVAMTRELAVIHARENIRVNALCPGPLQTELLMKFLNTEEKKQRRLVHIPMGRFGLAKEMAQATLFLASDESSYMTGTEFVVDGGITAAYVTPE; encoded by the coding sequence ATGCGGTTGCAGGATAAAGTGGCGTTGATTACGGGAGCTTCCAGTGGCATTGGTCGCGAAGCTTGTTTGTTGTTCGCCCAGGAAGGAGCCAAGATTGTCGGCGTGGATATGAACGTCGCTGGTGGAGAAGAAACCGTCGCGATGGTGAAAGAAGCGGGAGGCGAAGCGATCTTCGTGAAGGCCGATGTCTCCAGCGCCGCTGATAGTGAGAACATGGTGAAACAGGCCGAAGAAACTTTTGGCAAACTGAATGTGATGTTCAATAACGCAGGCATCATGGACGGCCGCGACGGGAATTCTCAGGATACCGAAGAAGATGTGTGGGATCTGACAATGAACGTCAACCTGAAAGGGGTTTTCCTTGGTTGCAAGTTTGGTATCCCCGCATTACAGCGTGCCGGAGGTGGCTCGATCATCAACACTGGCTCCTTCGTGGCCTTGATGGGTGCCGCAACTCCGCAGGTGGCCTATACCGCTAGCAAAGGGGGTGTCGTCGCCATGACGCGTGAACTCGCGGTGATTCACGCCAGGGAAAACATCCGCGTGAATGCCCTCTGTCCCGGACCTTTGCAAACAGAACTCCTGATGAAATTCTTAAACACCGAAGAGAAAAAACAGCGCCGCTTGGTTCACATTCCAATGGGCCGCTTTGGCTTGGCAAAAGAGATGGCCCAAGCCACCTTATTCCTGGCCTCCGACGAATCCTCCTACATGACCGGCACCGAGTTCGTCGTGGATGGTGGCATTACCGCCGCTTATGTGACGCCTGAATAA
- a CDS encoding DinB family protein, whose translation MSAIEQTIQHWEFARELTLATLDTIAELPDPSAVLGWQSNPGRAHLCWQLMHIAITEEIFATAFLQNSKPGLPDLIPRFMKDSVADDQIHSPEEIRETLALTREHLLESIRSWEGKDLSQLTPGRQEREWTVEKLLMISAWHEAHHQGQAHFCLNSWKAAQK comes from the coding sequence ATGAGTGCCATCGAACAGACCATCCAACATTGGGAATTTGCCCGCGAACTCACTTTGGCGACGCTGGACACCATTGCGGAACTACCCGACCCCTCCGCCGTCCTGGGATGGCAATCGAACCCCGGTCGAGCCCATCTCTGTTGGCAATTAATGCACATCGCCATCACCGAGGAAATTTTTGCAACTGCCTTCCTGCAAAATTCCAAACCGGGCCTGCCCGATCTAATTCCTCGATTTATGAAAGACAGTGTGGCCGACGACCAGATTCATTCACCGGAAGAAATCCGGGAGACACTGGCACTGACTCGCGAGCATCTGCTGGAGTCGATTCGATCCTGGGAAGGAAAGGATCTCTCACAATTGACACCGGGGCGTCAGGAGCGAGAATGGACGGTCGAGAAACTGCTCATGATCTCCGCCTGGCATGAAGCGCATCACCAGGGACAAGCTCACTTCTGCCTGAACAGTTGGAAGGCCGCTCAGAAGTAA
- a CDS encoding gamma-glutamyl-gamma-aminobutyrate hydrolase family protein, with amino-acid sequence MNQPFIGITTYGRDESNRFTLPGEYVDSVRRADGIPVLIPPGETEFDQLIERLDGFILAGGGDIDPRRYQGDMHETIYMLDEERDSSEAALTVRILESNKPVLAICRGLQMVNVVKGGSLHPHLPDVYGESINHRMPPREPTPHEVSLDAASELARIFETHEFSSSSWHHQSVNQVGDGLQVVGRAADGVIEALECPSHHWLYAVQWHPELTSAIDPIQQRLFDKFVVACRDSK; translated from the coding sequence ATGAACCAACCTTTTATCGGAATCACGACGTATGGTCGTGATGAATCGAATCGATTTACATTACCGGGCGAATACGTCGACTCAGTTCGGCGCGCAGATGGAATTCCCGTATTGATCCCGCCGGGAGAAACGGAATTCGATCAGTTAATCGAACGCCTGGATGGTTTCATTCTCGCGGGAGGTGGAGACATCGACCCCCGTCGGTACCAGGGTGACATGCATGAAACGATCTACATGCTCGACGAAGAACGGGACTCGTCCGAAGCGGCGCTGACAGTACGCATTCTGGAATCGAACAAACCAGTCCTGGCAATTTGCCGAGGGCTACAGATGGTGAACGTCGTTAAAGGAGGTTCGCTCCATCCGCACCTGCCCGATGTCTATGGCGAATCGATCAATCATCGCATGCCTCCGCGCGAACCGACTCCGCATGAAGTCTCACTCGACGCGGCATCCGAACTCGCCCGGATCTTTGAGACGCACGAATTCAGTTCTTCATCCTGGCATCATCAGTCAGTGAACCAGGTTGGCGATGGATTGCAGGTAGTCGGCAGAGCGGCCGATGGCGTGATCGAAGCACTCGAATGCCCCAGCCATCATTGGTTATACGCCGTCCAGTGGCACCCGGAATTGACGTCGGCGATTGACCCAATTCAACAACGGTTATTCGACAAGTTCGTCGTCGCTTGCCGTGACAGCAAATAA
- a CDS encoding glutamine synthetase family protein, translating to MSTPPGLLTIPELKELVEQQEIDTVAAVFTDLYGRMVGKRFDAQFFLDTVIEDGTHACNYLLTVDMEMEPIPGYQFANWESGYGDFHLLPDLTTLRHAAWLDKTALIQCNLQNDATHSPVREAPRSLLNEQIMRAQTAGFDAKAGSELEYYLFDDSYREANEKNFHNLQPAGWYIEDYHMMQGTREESFNGAVRRYLSKSGVIVESTKGEWGKGQHELNVKYDDILKMADNHAVFKQCLKETADKQGVSVTFMAKFETDWAGSSSHVHLSLWKDGKNAFVGQNKFGSIACSDTFRHFLGGWIRYAGEVTPFYAPTVNSYKRFRAGSWAPTRLAWSNDNRTAGFRIVGSGPSLRIECRIPGADCNPYLAFAASLASGLNGIANKIEPPECFSGDMYSADEIPEVPKTLHEATDRFEQSEFVKEAFGEDIQRHYVHFFRTEQAAYDREITDWERRRYFERI from the coding sequence ATGTCGACACCTCCCGGATTACTTACGATCCCTGAACTTAAAGAACTTGTTGAGCAACAGGAAATTGATACCGTCGCCGCTGTCTTTACCGATTTGTACGGTCGCATGGTGGGCAAGCGGTTTGACGCACAGTTCTTTCTGGATACCGTCATCGAAGACGGGACTCATGCCTGCAATTATCTGCTGACCGTCGACATGGAGATGGAACCGATTCCCGGTTATCAGTTTGCAAACTGGGAAAGTGGTTACGGCGACTTCCACCTGTTACCCGATCTGACCACTCTGCGTCACGCCGCCTGGCTCGACAAGACCGCACTGATTCAATGCAATCTTCAGAACGACGCGACCCATTCCCCTGTGCGGGAAGCTCCTCGCAGTCTGCTGAACGAGCAAATCATGCGGGCGCAAACTGCTGGTTTCGATGCTAAAGCGGGATCGGAACTGGAGTACTACCTGTTCGACGACAGCTACCGCGAAGCTAACGAAAAGAACTTTCATAATCTGCAACCCGCAGGGTGGTACATTGAAGACTACCACATGATGCAGGGAACGCGGGAAGAGTCGTTCAACGGCGCCGTGCGGCGATATCTCAGTAAGTCGGGAGTGATTGTTGAATCGACCAAAGGGGAATGGGGTAAAGGCCAGCATGAACTGAATGTTAAATACGACGACATTCTCAAAATGGCGGACAACCACGCCGTTTTTAAACAGTGCCTGAAAGAGACCGCCGACAAACAAGGCGTCAGTGTCACTTTTATGGCCAAGTTTGAAACAGACTGGGCCGGTTCGAGTAGCCACGTGCATCTTAGCTTATGGAAAGATGGTAAGAACGCGTTCGTCGGTCAGAACAAGTTCGGCTCCATCGCCTGCTCCGATACCTTCCGGCATTTTCTGGGAGGTTGGATTCGTTACGCGGGGGAAGTGACTCCCTTCTACGCGCCGACGGTTAATTCTTATAAACGATTTCGGGCAGGCTCCTGGGCGCCAACTCGTTTGGCGTGGAGTAACGACAACCGCACGGCCGGGTTCCGAATCGTGGGGAGTGGACCGAGCTTGCGGATTGAATGCCGTATTCCAGGAGCCGACTGTAACCCGTACCTCGCCTTCGCCGCTTCGCTCGCCTCGGGTTTGAACGGAATCGCAAACAAGATTGAACCTCCCGAATGTTTCTCGGGTGACATGTACAGCGCCGATGAGATTCCGGAAGTCCCTAAAACCCTCCATGAAGCGACGGATCGATTCGAACAATCCGAATTCGTGAAGGAAGCCTTCGGTGAAGATATTCAGCGTCATTACGTTCACTTCTTTCGGACGGAACAGGCTGCATATGATCGCGAAATCACCGACTGGGAGCGCCGCCGATACTTCGAACGTATCTGA
- a CDS encoding GNAT family N-acetyltransferase, with product MTIHVSAANGEKQERALRVLFHDMLPEELQSQINIVQEANKRGDLQLEGLYLAEEQGEDVGACLTLTQRDRSAFVWPPVVLDAINWERVGSALLQEIQKQQDVVGVLYAQAMLDPDALDERSLLEKNGFEPLAELYFMECQPDRQKTTHPQLRAGKECRSTSLEELGETGPFREVLERTYEETLDVPQFNLMRSGEESLESHRLNGPFDPALWFLYYVGDTPAGLILLRNYDADDRWEVAYMGVVPEHRGTGLGTFMLQEAVNRARALQRSVVFLAVDSRNHFALEIYERIGFQRMTVKQVLIRP from the coding sequence ATGACGATTCACGTTTCAGCCGCCAACGGAGAGAAACAGGAACGTGCGCTGAGGGTGCTGTTTCACGATATGTTGCCAGAGGAACTGCAGTCGCAGATCAATATTGTTCAAGAAGCGAACAAACGGGGAGATTTGCAGCTGGAAGGGCTTTATCTGGCAGAAGAGCAGGGGGAGGACGTGGGGGCCTGCCTCACCTTAACTCAGCGAGACCGCTCGGCTTTCGTCTGGCCGCCCGTCGTCCTGGATGCGATCAACTGGGAACGGGTCGGTTCCGCACTGCTGCAGGAAATTCAGAAACAGCAGGACGTGGTCGGGGTGCTATACGCTCAGGCGATGCTCGATCCCGACGCTCTGGATGAACGGAGCCTGCTGGAAAAAAATGGCTTCGAGCCTTTGGCAGAACTTTATTTTATGGAATGCCAGCCAGATCGACAGAAAACCACACACCCACAATTACGAGCTGGGAAAGAATGCCGGTCAACGTCGTTAGAAGAGTTGGGGGAGACAGGGCCGTTTCGCGAGGTTCTGGAACGAACCTACGAGGAGACGTTGGATGTTCCTCAATTTAATCTCATGCGGTCTGGTGAAGAGTCGCTCGAAAGTCATCGTCTGAATGGCCCTTTCGATCCGGCTCTCTGGTTTTTGTATTACGTTGGCGATACTCCAGCCGGGTTGATTCTGCTGCGAAATTACGACGCGGACGATCGCTGGGAAGTCGCGTACATGGGCGTGGTTCCGGAACACCGGGGGACGGGGTTGGGGACCTTCATGCTGCAGGAGGCCGTTAACCGTGCTCGTGCATTACAAAGGTCAGTGGTCTTTCTCGCAGTCGATTCACGAAACCACTTCGCTTTAGAGATCTACGAACGAATTGGATTTCAGCGAATGACGGTCAAGCAGGTACTGATTCGTCCGTAA